Proteins encoded together in one Nitrospiraceae bacterium window:
- the infB gene encoding translation initiation factor IF-2, which produces MSKIKVSELAKKLEVGSKEIISALSALGITVKSAAASVESEIAEKIEKQLKKKPASAPSKATAKKTAAKTEQTEKIEKKKPAEKKKTEGKKKEVEPDEKKTSRIKLSKPEKKAVEIKSAPAVTVPSQIVAHTVQKTGKKKTEMPKKTSPAEKKSETARIEEQPEIIKKIIEEGAAPLPEEVIELKVPDRFMKEIETEKVEKLKGKPQMQRAFQAIRKIETKKWVEPKTFKRQLRSKPYSKEELKPQLLQQVIQRKKTLKLREGTTVKDFAELISVKSSDVIRKLMDIGFMATINQPIDVDAALLVAEGFGVKLEIARADDELIQEVQEEDVTKLKPRPPVVTIMGHVDHGKTSLLDVIRETKVTETEAGGITQHIGAYKITIKNKDIVFLDTPGHEAFTALRARGAKVTDIVILVVAADDGVMPQTVEAINHAKAANVPIIVAINKIDKPEANLQKVKTELAEQGILSEDWGGQNIFAEVSAKQRLGIEHLLEMILLQAEVIELKANPDKLAKGTIIEAKLDKGRGPVATVLIQAGTLHVGDAFLAGKSVGKVRALIDDTGKRINEAGPSTPIEVIGFPSVPTAGEVFNAVEDEKWARQIALTRLHKERQAELAKGRKLTLDELYAKIKEGEIKELNLILKADVQGSVEAIREAFENIIHPQVKVRVIHSTVGGINESDIILAAASNAIIIGFNVRPELKASQLAEREGVDIRLYNIIYEAIEDVRKALEGLLEPTLKEKILGRAEVRQTYQVSRLGTIAGCHVIDGTINRVSDGIRIIRDNIVVYTGKISSLKRFKEDVKSVQTGYECGIMIENYNDLKAGDILENFIIEKIAAKL; this is translated from the coding sequence ATGTCTAAAATTAAAGTCAGCGAGCTTGCCAAGAAGCTTGAAGTCGGCTCCAAAGAAATAATAAGCGCACTCTCAGCGCTTGGAATAACTGTAAAATCAGCTGCTGCCTCAGTTGAGTCTGAGATCGCTGAAAAAATAGAAAAGCAGCTAAAGAAAAAACCTGCTTCAGCTCCGTCTAAAGCAACTGCAAAAAAAACTGCTGCAAAAACTGAGCAAACAGAAAAAATAGAAAAGAAAAAACCCGCTGAAAAGAAAAAAACAGAGGGGAAAAAAAAGGAAGTAGAGCCTGACGAGAAAAAAACGTCTAGGATAAAGCTTTCAAAGCCCGAGAAAAAAGCAGTAGAAATTAAATCTGCTCCTGCTGTAACTGTCCCTTCACAAATCGTTGCACATACAGTTCAAAAAACTGGCAAGAAAAAAACAGAAATGCCTAAAAAAACAAGCCCTGCTGAAAAGAAATCAGAAACTGCAAGAATCGAAGAACAGCCTGAGATAATCAAAAAAATAATAGAAGAGGGAGCTGCCCCTTTGCCGGAAGAAGTTATTGAACTCAAGGTTCCTGACAGATTCATGAAAGAGATAGAAACAGAAAAGGTTGAGAAACTAAAAGGAAAACCTCAGATGCAGAGGGCATTCCAGGCAATAAGAAAAATAGAAACCAAGAAATGGGTTGAACCCAAAACCTTTAAAAGACAATTAAGATCCAAACCATACTCCAAGGAAGAACTGAAGCCGCAGCTGCTGCAGCAGGTAATACAGAGGAAAAAAACCCTGAAGCTCCGAGAGGGCACAACAGTAAAAGATTTCGCAGAGCTTATCAGCGTGAAGTCCTCTGATGTTATAAGAAAATTAATGGATATTGGTTTCATGGCTACGATTAACCAGCCTATTGATGTTGATGCTGCATTGCTTGTTGCAGAAGGTTTTGGCGTGAAACTCGAGATAGCCCGTGCAGATGATGAGCTGATCCAAGAGGTTCAGGAAGAGGATGTAACAAAGCTCAAACCAAGACCTCCCGTTGTAACAATCATGGGTCATGTTGACCATGGCAAGACATCTCTGCTTGACGTAATCAGAGAGACCAAGGTTACGGAGACAGAAGCAGGCGGTATTACACAACATATTGGCGCATATAAAATTACCATAAAAAATAAGGATATAGTGTTTCTGGATACTCCCGGCCATGAGGCATTTACTGCTTTAAGGGCGCGCGGCGCAAAGGTAACAGACATTGTTATCCTTGTTGTTGCTGCTGATGACGGTGTTATGCCGCAAACAGTCGAGGCGATCAATCATGCAAAAGCAGCAAATGTCCCTATCATAGTCGCCATAAACAAGATCGATAAGCCTGAGGCCAATCTGCAGAAAGTAAAAACAGAGCTCGCAGAACAGGGAATTCTTTCCGAAGATTGGGGCGGCCAGAATATTTTCGCCGAGGTCTCTGCCAAACAGAGACTGGGAATTGAGCACCTTCTCGAGATGATACTTCTTCAGGCAGAGGTTATAGAACTCAAGGCAAATCCTGATAAATTGGCAAAAGGCACAATCATAGAAGCAAAGCTAGACAAAGGCAGGGGCCCTGTGGCAACTGTGCTTATTCAGGCAGGAACTTTGCATGTTGGAGATGCATTTCTTGCTGGAAAAAGCGTTGGAAAAGTCAGAGCGCTTATTGATGACACTGGCAAGCGCATAAATGAAGCCGGACCATCAACGCCTATCGAGGTAATAGGATTCCCGTCTGTCCCAACCGCAGGCGAGGTATTCAATGCTGTTGAGGATGAGAAATGGGCTAGACAGATCGCTCTCACAAGGTTACATAAAGAAAGACAGGCAGAACTAGCAAAAGGAAGGAAACTCACACTAGATGAGCTTTATGCAAAGATAAAAGAAGGCGAAATAAAAGAATTAAACCTGATACTCAAAGCTGATGTTCAGGGTTCTGTTGAGGCAATAAGAGAAGCATTTGAAAATATTATACATCCGCAGGTAAAAGTAAGAGTTATTCATTCAACTGTAGGCGGTATAAATGAATCCGATATCATACTTGCTGCTGCATCAAATGCGATCATCATCGGTTTTAATGTAAGACCTGAATTAAAGGCCTCACAGCTCGCAGAAAGAGAAGGCGTTGATATAAGGCTTTATAACATAATCTACGAAGCAATAGAGGATGTCAGAAAGGCGCTTGAAGGACTGCTTGAACCTACATTAAAAGAAAAGATTCTTGGAAGAGCAGAGGTCAGACAAACATATCAGGTATCGAGACTCGGAACTATTGCAGGCTGCCATGTTATTGACGGAACTATCAACCGTGTAAGCGACGGGATAAGAATAATTAGAGACAATATTGTAGTTTACACAGGCAAGATCTCATCGCTTAAGAGATTCAAGGAAGACGTAAAATCAGTTCAAACAGGATATGAATGCGGAATAATGATCGAGAATTACAATGACCTTAAGGCTGGCGACATACTCGAAAACTTTATAATAGAGAAAATAGCAGCGAAACTGTAA
- a CDS encoding Rne/Rng family ribonuclease: MSGEILINAEREEVRVGLLEGGQVVEFYVERKRDASLVGNIYKGKVVKILPGMQSAFIDIGLERAAFLYVADIRTDVEEYTPFLEDEEKDESLELISQQGRSDLSIEEIIQSGQEILVHVSKDPIGSKGARVTSYITLAGRYLVLMPNVEHIGISRRISNEEERTRLKTIAENIKPKGYGLIIRTASESCSEEELKRDLEFLILIWENIQRKKDKVSAPALLYSDLDLVFRSVRDMLTQGVERLIIDSPEEYEKIREFVKTYFPKLLEKIVLHEGNEPIFDAFGIELDLSRALGRRVWLKSGGYIVIDQTEAMTVIDVNTGKFVGKEGLEDTILKTNLEAVKEIAYQIRLRNLGGIIIIDFIDMERLENRDKVFNAFLEAMKKDRAKNTIFNISELGLIQMTRKRVRESIGRILCEPCPYCEGKNYVKSPRTICYEIFRKLFKIARHSTDKIIVTAHPSVAELLSDEERQGLEDIENRYGIKVIIKEDIHLHQENYEITQL, translated from the coding sequence TAGTTAAGATACTTCCGGGAATGCAGTCTGCTTTTATCGATATTGGGTTGGAAAGGGCGGCATTTCTTTATGTTGCTGACATAAGAACTGATGTTGAAGAATATACGCCTTTTTTAGAGGATGAAGAAAAAGATGAATCTCTTGAACTTATATCACAACAGGGAAGGTCTGATCTTTCGATAGAAGAGATTATCCAGTCTGGACAAGAAATTCTTGTTCATGTTTCAAAAGATCCCATAGGAAGCAAAGGTGCAAGGGTTACATCGTACATAACCTTAGCTGGCCGCTATTTAGTGCTTATGCCTAATGTTGAACACATAGGAATCTCAAGAAGAATATCCAATGAAGAGGAAAGAACACGGTTAAAAACTATTGCTGAGAATATAAAGCCGAAAGGCTACGGTCTGATAATAAGAACTGCAAGCGAAAGCTGCAGCGAAGAAGAACTTAAAAGAGATCTTGAATTTCTAATCTTGATATGGGAGAACATTCAAAGAAAAAAAGACAAGGTATCTGCGCCGGCTCTTTTATACAGCGACCTTGATCTTGTTTTCAGAAGCGTGCGCGACATGCTTACACAGGGAGTCGAACGCCTTATAATTGATTCTCCTGAAGAATACGAAAAGATAAGGGAATTCGTAAAAACATATTTTCCAAAACTTCTTGAAAAAATAGTTCTGCATGAAGGAAACGAGCCTATTTTTGACGCATTCGGCATCGAGCTTGATCTCTCCCGCGCGCTTGGCAGAAGGGTTTGGCTGAAATCAGGAGGTTATATAGTAATAGATCAGACTGAGGCAATGACAGTAATTGATGTAAACACCGGGAAATTTGTCGGCAAGGAAGGACTTGAAGACACAATATTAAAAACAAATCTTGAAGCAGTCAAGGAAATCGCATACCAGATACGGCTCAGAAATCTGGGGGGGATCATAATCATTGATTTCATAGATATGGAGAGACTTGAAAACAGGGATAAGGTTTTCAACGCCTTTCTTGAAGCAATGAAAAAAGACAGGGCAAAAAATACCATATTCAATATCTCAGAGCTCGGCCTTATACAGATGACAAGAAAACGCGTGAGGGAAAGCATTGGAAGAATCCTTTGTGAGCCCTGCCCTTATTGTGAAGGCAAAAATTATGTAAAATCTCCGCGCACAATCTGTTATGAAATATTCAGAAAATTATTTAAGATTGCAAGACACAGCACAGATAAGATTATTGTCACAGCGCATCCGTCTGTTGCAGAACTTCTCTCAGACGAGGAAAGACAAGGGCTTGAGGATATTGAAAATCGTTATGGCATAAAAGTAATAATAAAAGAAGATATCCATCTGCATCAGGAAAACTACGAGATTACCCAGTTGTGA
- a CDS encoding (Fe-S)-binding protein, whose amino-acid sequence MNEIYLKELLKCVKCGGCKADCPTYDNDETESMAARGRLILLRELLLKRLKPSPELNDMIFSCLLCGACSNLCPSNVDITEQIYKGRRVLKRSDKKRKLHRILTRAFIKSPSLSYKILQSLGHFISPYLSKKGFIPSNFNIPEAPFRVTQQVYKPSDPIGRVAIFTGCSINYFYPSLGVSLINILLKAGYEVIVPSGEVCCGVPMRTLGLEEEAKAAAKKNLRIFNKLKVEAVLSLCPTCIVAIKKHYPKLVGEAIKNAEDASTFLLKKLDLKKISPIKKHPLTFTYHDPCHMIHELGIKNEPREILKTIGLSLTETEEKGCCGFGGTFSLSFEDISKKMLDKQIKNYKKTGAHSIITSCPGCMMQFSKVSDKMPVFHIIELIEEAYCGSDAL is encoded by the coding sequence TTGAACGAAATTTATCTGAAAGAGCTCCTCAAATGCGTTAAGTGCGGCGGATGCAAGGCAGACTGCCCTACTTATGACAATGATGAAACAGAATCAATGGCTGCAAGAGGAAGGCTTATACTTTTAAGAGAACTTCTTCTCAAAAGATTAAAACCCTCGCCAGAATTGAATGATATGATATTCAGCTGCCTTTTATGCGGCGCATGCTCAAATCTTTGTCCAAGCAATGTTGATATAACAGAGCAGATTTATAAAGGACGGCGTGTATTGAAGCGCAGCGATAAAAAAAGAAAACTCCATAGAATATTAACAAGGGCATTTATAAAAAGTCCTTCTCTCAGCTATAAAATATTACAGAGTCTTGGACATTTCATATCTCCTTATCTTTCTAAAAAAGGTTTTATACCCTCTAATTTCAATATTCCTGAGGCTCCGTTCAGAGTTACACAGCAGGTATACAAACCAAGCGATCCAATAGGAAGAGTGGCAATCTTCACAGGGTGCAGCATAAATTATTTCTATCCGTCATTAGGCGTGTCGCTTATAAATATTCTTCTTAAAGCCGGATATGAAGTGATAGTGCCAAGCGGAGAGGTCTGCTGCGGCGTTCCAATGAGAACACTCGGATTGGAAGAAGAGGCAAAGGCTGCTGCAAAAAAAAATCTCCGCATATTTAACAAGCTTAAGGTCGAAGCTGTGCTGAGTCTGTGTCCTACATGCATTGTTGCAATAAAGAAACACTATCCTAAGCTCGTTGGAGAAGCAATAAAAAACGCCGAGGACGCCTCGACCTTTCTTTTAAAAAAACTCGACCTTAAAAAAATATCGCCGATTAAAAAACATCCTTTGACCTTCACATATCATGACCCCTGCCATATGATCCATGAGTTGGGGATAAAAAATGAGCCGCGTGAAATTCTCAAGACAATCGGACTTTCTCTTACTGAGACGGAAGAAAAAGGCTGCTGCGGATTTGGTGGAACATTCAGCCTCTCGTTCGAAGATATTTCTAAAAAAATGCTGGACAAGCAGATCAAAAATTACAAAAAAACAGGAGCACACTCAATTATCACCTCCTGTCCAGGCTGCATGATGCAGTTCAGCAAGGTGTCAGATAAAATGCCTGTATTTCATATCATAGAACTTATTGAAGAAGCATATTGCGGAAGCGATGCGTTATAA
- a CDS encoding Tim44 domain-containing protein — protein sequence MKKIFLTIIALTMLTACGSEVKKVTEESETAKEVFAVAETIKDAYLKRDLSTIEKNATKEGYREILGAIKHFDTAELTFENKWVDIDKSSVTLRVAWSGKWTLRKQEIEERGTAIFIFEPGSLKLRKILRVNPFRQPE from the coding sequence ATGAAAAAAATATTTCTTACAATCATTGCTTTGACCATGCTTACAGCCTGCGGTTCAGAAGTTAAAAAAGTCACGGAAGAATCAGAGACTGCAAAAGAAGTCTTTGCTGTTGCAGAGACGATAAAAGATGCTTACCTTAAAAGAGATCTCTCTACTATAGAGAAGAATGCAACAAAAGAAGGCTACAGAGAAATACTCGGCGCAATAAAACATTTTGACACAGCAGAGCTGACTTTTGAGAACAAATGGGTTGATATAGATAAATCCTCAGTCACACTCAGAGTAGCATGGAGCGGAAAGTGGACTCTCAGGAAGCAGGAAATAGAAGAGCGCGGAACAGCAATTTTTATATTTGAACCGGGTTCATTAAAGCTTCGCAAGATCCTCAGGGTTAATCCATTCAGACAGCCGGAATAA
- the rbfA gene encoding 30S ribosome-binding factor RbfA translates to MLPYKRSQRVGDLIREEIADIIMNKVKDPRIGFITVTGAEITDDLKHAKIFISILKEEEKKITFDVLNTAKGFIRSELSKRLKMKFIPSISFRIDASIEYGSKIEKLLKDIRDKN, encoded by the coding sequence ATGCTCCCATATAAACGCTCACAGAGAGTCGGCGACCTGATAAGAGAAGAGATTGCTGACATAATAATGAACAAGGTAAAGGATCCTCGCATCGGATTCATCACTGTTACAGGCGCAGAGATAACCGACGACCTCAAGCATGCAAAAATATTCATAAGCATTCTGAAAGAAGAAGAAAAAAAAATAACTTTTGACGTGTTAAATACTGCTAAAGGATTTATACGCTCTGAATTATCAAAACGCCTGAAGATGAAATTCATTCCCAGCATCTCATTCAGGATTGATGCATCAATTGAATACGGAAGCAAAATAGAAAAATTATTAAAAGATATTCGAGACAAAAATTGA
- the fsa gene encoding fructose-6-phosphate aldolase yields the protein MKFFIDTANINEIKKAWDVGVIDGVTTNPSLISKEGRDPLTILKEICSVVDGPVSAEAISLKSDEMIKEGESLSKIHENIVVKIPMTEDGLRAVKKLTAMGIKTNVTLVFSSSQALLAAKAGATYVSPFVGRLDDISHNGMNLIAEIMDIYDNYMFDTQIIVASIRNPLHVIEAAKMGAHVATIPYSVIAQLIKHPLTDIGIEKFLKDWEKVPKK from the coding sequence ATGAAATTCTTTATCGACACAGCAAACATTAACGAGATAAAAAAAGCATGGGATGTCGGAGTAATAGACGGCGTTACAACAAACCCATCCCTTATTTCAAAAGAGGGCAGAGATCCTCTCACTATTTTAAAAGAGATATGCAGTGTTGTGGACGGTCCGGTAAGCGCAGAGGCAATAAGTTTGAAATCCGATGAGATGATAAAAGAAGGCGAATCTCTTTCCAAGATTCATGAAAATATAGTTGTTAAGATACCAATGACAGAAGACGGACTGAGAGCAGTAAAAAAACTTACAGCGATGGGAATAAAGACTAATGTAACCTTGGTATTTTCCTCAAGTCAGGCTCTGCTTGCTGCAAAAGCAGGCGCAACATATGTGAGCCCTTTTGTTGGAAGGCTCGATGACATCAGCCATAACGGTATGAATTTAATAGCCGAGATAATGGACATCTATGACAATTACATGTTCGATACACAGATAATTGTTGCAAGCATAAGAAATCCATTGCATGTTATAGAAGCTGCAAAAATGGGCGCGCATGTCGCAACAATTCCGTATTCAGTAATTGCACAACTCATAAAACATCCGCTTACAGATATTGGAATAGAAAAGTTTTTGAAAGACTGGGAGAAAGTTCCAAAAAAATAA
- the rpmB gene encoding 50S ribosomal protein L28 encodes MAHCVVCGKKRSTGNNVSHANNRTKKQIMPNLQRTKITVSGATKRAYVCTRCLRSGKVKKAV; translated from the coding sequence ATGGCACACTGTGTTGTATGCGGAAAAAAGAGATCAACTGGCAATAATGTAAGCCATGCAAATAATAGAACAAAGAAACAAATAATGCCAAATCTTCAGCGCACAAAAATAACTGTTAGTGGAGCTACAAAAAGGGCGTATGTCTGCACGAGATGTCTGCGTTCAGGCAAGGTTAAAAAGGCTGTTTAG
- a CDS encoding DUF721 domain-containing protein has protein sequence MRRADFLLAPILRNIGISEDVHLLKIKMEWSEIFEKPLSFHTSPAALKESELLINVDSAVWMQELSFYKETIVKKLNRFGIKSVRLKIGRVFPYKKQSGPKPEMRRMTIDDKAFIENTVSVIPEEDLKVQIKKAIEKSLTFKRSA, from the coding sequence GTGAGACGGGCGGATTTTCTTCTAGCCCCTATTTTAAGAAATATTGGCATCAGCGAAGATGTCCATCTTTTAAAGATAAAAATGGAATGGTCTGAGATATTTGAAAAGCCTTTGTCTTTTCATACATCGCCGGCAGCACTGAAAGAAAGCGAGCTTCTTATAAATGTTGATTCAGCTGTCTGGATGCAGGAACTCAGTTTTTACAAAGAGACGATAGTCAAGAAGCTGAATAGATTTGGGATAAAGTCTGTGCGGTTAAAAATTGGCAGGGTCTTTCCATACAAGAAACAGAGCGGCCCGAAACCTGAGATGCGCAGGATGACAATAGACGACAAAGCATTTATTGAAAACACTGTTTCAGTGATTCCAGAAGAAGATTTAAAAGTACAAATAAAAAAAGCAATAGAAAAGTCTCTAACATTTAAGAGGTCTGCGTAG
- the larE gene encoding ATP-dependent sacrificial sulfur transferase LarE, protein MLYTKLSKLLDILEKMRTAVIAYSGGVDSTFLIKAVKLSGIKALAVTAFSETMPEDDLACAKKFAGEIGIDHRIIGTSELDSDKFRSNSPDRCFFCKDELFTKIKEIASNEGYDFILDGSNLDDMKDFRPGRKAAGKYLVRSPLVEAELTKDEIKKLSKKLNIPLWNRPASPCLASRFPYGEAITLEALKQISRAESFIKSLGFKEFRVRHHGDTARIELNKNDFKKMLNKNIKKSVVGKLRSLGYKFISLDLEEFRSGRMNETIKISEDIS, encoded by the coding sequence ATGTTATACACAAAATTATCAAAACTCTTAGATATTCTGGAAAAAATGAGAACTGCTGTAATAGCATATTCCGGCGGTGTTGACAGCACATTTCTTATCAAGGCAGTAAAACTCTCCGGCATTAAAGCACTTGCAGTAACAGCATTTTCAGAGACAATGCCTGAGGATGATCTTGCATGCGCTAAAAAATTTGCAGGAGAAATCGGCATTGACCATAGAATAATAGGAACATCAGAATTGGATTCGGATAAATTCAGGTCAAATTCTCCTGACAGATGTTTTTTCTGCAAAGATGAACTTTTCACAAAGATAAAAGAGATTGCGTCAAACGAAGGATATGATTTTATTCTTGATGGAAGCAATCTCGACGATATGAAGGATTTTAGACCTGGGAGAAAAGCAGCAGGTAAATATCTTGTTAGGAGTCCGTTAGTCGAAGCAGAACTTACAAAAGATGAGATAAAAAAATTATCAAAAAAACTCAATATCCCGTTATGGAACAGACCGGCCTCTCCATGCCTTGCATCAAGATTTCCATATGGCGAGGCTATAACTCTTGAAGCTCTGAAGCAGATAAGCAGAGCAGAATCTTTTATTAAATCTCTTGGGTTCAAGGAATTCCGCGTACGGCATCACGGTGATACTGCAAGGATTGAGCTTAATAAAAATGATTTTAAAAAAATGCTCAACAAAAACATAAAAAAATCTGTGGTGGGAAAACTCAGATCTCTCGGCTATAAATTCATCTCACTCGATCTTGAAGAATTCAGAAGCGGGAGAATGAACGAGACAATAAAAATCTCCGAGGATATTTCCTGA